One region of Culex pipiens pallens isolate TS chromosome 2, TS_CPP_V2, whole genome shotgun sequence genomic DNA includes:
- the LOC128093178 gene encoding uncharacterized protein LOC128093178, producing GGGLGVGGGVGGGGGGGVGWGGGGVGRGGGGGGGGGGGWGGGGGGWGGGGGGWGGVGVGGGGWGGGGGGGVGGWGGGGGCGLGGGGVGGGGCGGGGGGGVGGGGGGGGGGGSGCGGGVGGGGVGGGCGGGWGGWGGGWGGGGGVGGVGGGGGVGVGGGGGGGGGGGGGVGGGGW from the coding sequence ggtggggggttgggggtggggggtggggtcggggggggggggggggggggggtggggtgggggggggggggggtggggcgggggggggggggggggggggggggggggggggggtgggggggggggggtggggggtgggggggtggggggggggggtgggggggggtgggggtgggggggggggggtggggtgggggggggggggggggggtgggggggtggggggggggtggggggtgcgggctggggggtgggggggtggggggtggggggtgtggggggggggggggggggggggtggggggtgggggggggggggggggggggggggggtcggggtgtggggggggggtggggggtgggggggtggggggggggtgtgggggggggtggggggggtggggtggggggtgggggggtggggggggggtggggggggtgggggggggggggggggtgggggtgggggggggggggggtggtggggggggtgggggggggggggtggggggtggggggtgg